The following coding sequences are from one Aliarcobacter skirrowii CCUG 10374 window:
- a CDS encoding YqiA/YcfP family alpha/beta fold hydrolase, producing MILYLHGFSSSGFGKKALEFKEYFKDDLIHPSLPTIPKLAINNLEQIIEIFLKLNQNVHLIGSSLGGYYALYLANKYSLKAVLINPAIKPLNTLSRYEGANYIKNYFDDSKFEFTKEHINSLKDYEVKELKNPKNIFTLLQSGDEVLDYKIAENILKNTSLIVEEGGNHSFENIDKYFQKIESFLE from the coding sequence ATGATTTTATATCTTCATGGTTTTTCAAGTTCAGGTTTTGGGAAAAAAGCTTTAGAGTTTAAAGAGTATTTTAAAGATGATTTAATACATCCTTCACTTCCTACTATTCCAAAATTAGCAATTAATAATTTAGAGCAAATAATTGAGATTTTTTTAAAATTAAATCAAAATGTTCATTTAATTGGTTCATCTTTGGGTGGGTATTATGCACTATATTTAGCAAATAAGTATAGTTTAAAAGCTGTTTTAATAAATCCAGCAATAAAACCTCTAAATACTTTAAGTCGCTATGAAGGTGCAAACTATATAAAAAACTATTTTGATGATTCAAAGTTTGAATTTACTAAAGAGCATATAAACTCTTTAAAAGATTATGAAGTTAAAGAGCTTAAAAATCCTAAAAATATATTTACTCTTTTGCAAAGTGGTGATGAAGTTTTGGATTATAAAATTGCAGAAAATATTTTAAAAAATACAAGTTTGATAGTAGAAGAGGGTGGTAATCACTCTTTTGAAAATATAGATAAATATTTTCAAAAGATAGAGAGTTTTTTAGAGTAA
- the rny gene encoding ribonuclease Y, with protein MESIILAIVVAFLSSAITVFVVRKIHKAKFEVFIEQAKAKARIIEHEAEVALKDAQLKAKFECDREFKNARKEYENMLFKIEKKEKDLNEHLESELKAIKREKEQIEENNRKIRTLKDGLEEQKKAYEQKTLEAMKILENGSGLTKSEAKELMLKKVEEDSRATISSIFRKKYKLAEQNSKQEINNILSQAVTRYAGEFAAERLINNIPLNDEETKGKIIGKEGRNIKALEMLLGVDIIIDDTPNTITVSSFNLYRRAIATRTIQELLEDGRIQPARIEEIYKKVKAEFDKNIQKEGEDVVMELGIKSMHPELIKLVGRLRYRASYGQNALAHTLEVAHLAGLIAAQMGGDAILARRAGLMHDIGKALTHEAPGSHVDLGADICKRYGECETVINAIYAHHGHEEPINVESAAVCAADALSAARPGARREVLESFLKRVEEIENITTSKIGVTNAYAINAGREVRVIVNANLVNDDEAVLLATEIAKEIEEKVQYPGEIKINVIRELRAESYAR; from the coding sequence ATGGAGAGTATAATATTAGCAATAGTTGTAGCTTTTTTAAGTTCTGCAATTACTGTTTTTGTTGTTAGAAAAATACATAAAGCAAAGTTTGAAGTATTTATTGAACAAGCAAAAGCAAAAGCAAGAATAATTGAGCATGAAGCTGAAGTTGCACTAAAAGACGCTCAGCTAAAAGCAAAGTTTGAGTGTGATAGAGAGTTTAAAAATGCTAGAAAAGAGTATGAGAATATGCTCTTTAAAATAGAGAAAAAAGAGAAAGATTTAAATGAGCATTTAGAGAGTGAATTAAAAGCTATAAAAAGAGAAAAAGAGCAGATTGAAGAGAATAATAGAAAAATTAGAACTCTAAAAGATGGTTTAGAAGAGCAAAAAAAGGCTTATGAACAAAAAACTTTAGAAGCTATGAAGATCTTAGAAAATGGTTCTGGTCTTACAAAAAGTGAAGCAAAAGAGTTGATGTTAAAAAAAGTTGAAGAGGATTCACGAGCTACAATATCTTCAATATTTAGAAAAAAATATAAACTTGCTGAGCAAAACTCAAAACAGGAGATTAATAATATTTTGTCTCAAGCAGTTACTAGATATGCAGGAGAGTTTGCAGCAGAGAGACTTATAAATAATATTCCTTTAAATGATGAAGAGACAAAAGGAAAGATTATTGGAAAAGAGGGTAGAAATATAAAAGCATTAGAGATGCTTTTAGGTGTTGATATTATTATAGATGATACTCCAAATACAATTACGGTTTCATCTTTTAATCTATACAGACGTGCCATTGCTACAAGAACAATTCAAGAGCTACTTGAAGATGGAAGAATTCAACCAGCAAGAATTGAAGAAATTTACAAAAAAGTAAAAGCTGAATTTGATAAAAATATTCAAAAAGAGGGTGAAGATGTTGTTATGGAACTTGGAATTAAATCTATGCATCCTGAACTTATCAAACTTGTTGGAAGATTAAGATATAGAGCAAGTTATGGACAAAATGCACTTGCACATACACTAGAAGTTGCTCATTTAGCAGGTCTTATTGCTGCACAAATGGGTGGAGATGCAATACTTGCAAGAAGAGCTGGACTTATGCATGATATTGGAAAAGCTTTAACTCATGAAGCTCCTGGAAGTCATGTTGATTTAGGTGCTGATATTTGTAAAAGATATGGAGAGTGTGAAACTGTGATAAATGCAATTTATGCTCATCATGGTCATGAAGAGCCAATAAATGTTGAAAGTGCAGCTGTTTGTGCAGCTGATGCTTTAAGTGCTGCAAGACCAGGGGCAAGAAGAGAAGTTTTAGAGAGCTTCTTAAAACGAGTTGAAGAGATTGAAAATATAACTACAAGTAAAATTGGTGTTACAAATGCTTATGCTATTAATGCTGGACGAGAAGTGCGAGTTATAGTAAATGCAAATCTTGTAAATGATGATGAGGCAGTTTTATTGGCAACTGAGATAGCAAAAGAGATTGAAGAGAAAGTTCAATATCCAGGTGAGATAAAAATAAATGTAATAAGAGAGTTAAGAGCTGAAAGTTACGCTAGATAA
- a CDS encoding alpha-amylase, translated as MSNNNHKSNQANSNKGTSGTNSANAKVHGNRGAQMNPNNPSNTKGSKGK; from the coding sequence ATGTCAAATAATAATCACAAATCAAATCAAGCAAATTCAAACAAAGGTACAAGTGGTACAAACAGTGCAAATGCAAAAGTGCATGGAAATAGAGGTGCTCAAATGAACCCGAACAACCCTAGCAACACTAAAGGTTCAAAAGGTAAATAA
- a CDS encoding TlpA family protein disulfide reductase, producing the protein MKFKILSIFIIFISIFFTACENKPKEEIKKVEEFKKYSLKTTDNSTINITLKDNKILLENSDNKIVLLNFFTTWCPACKAQFSNLVKLQDIFQNDIIIVGVLLEDLKSDEEILQFITKYDINHPITNSSNGIELAKELGGIKAIPKLFILDKEGNIFETITGISPTEMLDIKIKKLLER; encoded by the coding sequence ATGAAGTTTAAAATTTTATCTATTTTTATAATTTTTATATCAATATTTTTTACAGCATGCGAGAATAAACCAAAAGAGGAGATAAAAAAAGTTGAAGAGTTTAAAAAATACTCTTTAAAAACTACAGATAACTCTACAATTAATATAACTCTAAAAGATAATAAAATTTTATTAGAAAATAGTGACAATAAGATAGTTCTTTTAAACTTCTTTACTACATGGTGCCCAGCTTGTAAGGCTCAATTTTCAAATTTAGTAAAACTACAAGATATATTTCAAAATGATATAATTATAGTTGGAGTTTTGCTTGAAGATTTAAAATCAGATGAAGAGATTCTTCAATTTATTACAAAGTATGATATAAACCATCCTATTACAAACTCTTCAAATGGAATTGAACTAGCAAAAGAGTTAGGTGGAATAAAAGCAATTCCAAAACTTTTTATTTTGGATAAAGAGGGTAATATATTTGAGACAATTACAGGGATATCTCCAACAGAGATGTTAGATATTAAAATTAAAAAATTATTAGAGAGATAA
- a CDS encoding 5-formyltetrahydrofolate cyclo-ligase, whose amino-acid sequence MITNQKSSFRKLCLKRLKSIAQSSRYSKSKLVVNNLKKIIKKYNANNIMLYLPLDLEVDIKPLIQELRMNRKNIYVPYMFEDSFKIVKYRLPLNKKSFNIKEPNNSFIKPPKIDLAVVPIVGVDKLNKRIGFGKGMYDRFFDRLDYKPTIIFTQLVLCKSEEILSDNYDIKADYIITG is encoded by the coding sequence ATGATAACAAATCAAAAGAGCAGTTTTAGAAAGTTGTGTTTAAAAAGATTAAAATCTATTGCGCAAAGTTCAAGGTACTCAAAAAGTAAATTAGTTGTTAATAATTTAAAAAAAATTATCAAAAAATATAATGCAAACAATATAATGCTCTATTTGCCTTTAGATTTAGAGGTAGATATTAAGCCTTTAATTCAAGAGCTAAGAATGAATAGAAAAAATATTTATGTACCTTATATGTTTGAAGATAGCTTTAAAATTGTAAAGTATAGGTTACCTTTAAATAAAAAAAGCTTCAACATAAAAGAGCCAAACAATTCATTTATAAAACCACCAAAAATAGATTTGGCAGTTGTTCCAATAGTTGGTGTTGATAAACTTAATAAAAGAATCGGTTTTGGAAAAGGGATGTATGATAGATTTTTTGATAGATTAGATTATAAACCTACAATAATATTTACTCAATTAGTACTTTGTAAAAGTGAAGAGATTTTAAGTGATAATTACGATATAAAAGCAGATTATATAATTACGGGATAG
- the ftsY gene encoding signal recognition particle-docking protein FtsY, which produces MFGFLKKDKNSSTEAENKNFLSKALDKTFSSIKTIVPQKKEKISFEDIEELLIEADVEYEIIEKAMNGLPSMISRRELRHRLVMLFEHSVDVDFTKFEKPFVRLIIGVNGAGKTTTIAKLANRLKKSGQSVILGAGDTFRAAAIEQLSSWANRLDIPIIKTKQGHDSSAVAFDTINSAISRDIDNVIIDTAGRLQTQTNLNNELKKIVRICEKALNNKPFLKIMILDGTQGNSAIAQAKAFNEMVKVDGIIVTKLDGTAKGGALFSISNQLELPIFYIGIGEKEDDLIEFSPDSFVDSLLDEIYLKEE; this is translated from the coding sequence ATGTTTGGATTTTTAAAAAAAGATAAAAATAGTTCCACTGAAGCTGAAAATAAAAACTTTTTATCTAAAGCTTTAGATAAAACTTTTTCATCTATAAAAACTATTGTTCCACAAAAAAAAGAGAAGATTAGTTTTGAAGATATTGAAGAGCTTTTAATAGAAGCTGATGTTGAGTATGAGATTATTGAAAAGGCTATGAATGGACTTCCTTCAATGATTTCAAGAAGAGAGTTAAGACATAGACTTGTAATGCTTTTTGAGCATAGTGTTGATGTTGATTTTACAAAATTTGAAAAACCTTTTGTAAGACTTATAATTGGAGTTAATGGAGCTGGTAAAACTACAACTATTGCTAAACTTGCTAATAGGCTTAAAAAAAGTGGGCAAAGTGTTATTTTAGGAGCTGGAGATACATTTAGAGCAGCTGCAATTGAGCAATTAAGCTCTTGGGCAAACAGACTTGATATTCCAATAATCAAAACAAAACAAGGTCACGATTCAAGTGCTGTTGCATTTGATACAATAAATTCAGCAATCTCAAGAGATATTGATAATGTAATAATTGATACAGCAGGAAGACTTCAAACTCAAACAAATCTAAACAATGAGTTGAAAAAAATAGTTAGAATTTGTGAAAAAGCTTTGAATAATAAACCATTTTTAAAAATCATGATTCTTGATGGAACACAAGGAAACAGTGCAATAGCTCAAGCAAAAGCTTTTAATGAGATGGTAAAAGTTGATGGGATTATTGTTACAAAACTTGATGGAACAGCAAAAGGTGGAGCACTTTTTTCAATATCAAATCAACTAGAACTTCCAATTTTTTATATAGGAATTGGAGAGAAAGAGGATGATTTAATTGAATTTAGTCCTGATTCATTTGTTGATAGTTTACTTGATGAGATATATTTAAAAGAAGAATAA
- a CDS encoding type II toxin-antitoxin system HicA family toxin, translating into MASLSNVTGRELIKFVKSIGYRFDRQKGNHRIFVHENMKSITIPVYKKKLVKLGLLGGILRDIGISKYEFINSINLL; encoded by the coding sequence ATGGCTTCTTTATCTAATGTAACAGGTAGGGAATTAATCAAGTTTGTCAAATCTATAGGTTATAGATTTGACAGGCAAAAAGGTAATCATAGAATTTTTGTTCACGAAAATATGAAATCTATTACCATTCCTGTTTATAAAAAGAAACTGGTTAAATTAGGATTGTTAGGTGGAATATTAAGAGATATTGGTATTTCAAAATATGAGTTTATAAACTCAATTAATTTATTATAA
- a CDS encoding ABC transporter permease, with translation MFRFAFILLVTVSLAMFILPIFYTVSPYELNPQKILLAPSFEHIMGTDRLGRDVFARVLQGGQTSLIIGFLAASFSSFLGLIVGITAGYFKGNVDKAVTIIIDLFLTFPTFFLLLALVSYIEANTLILIVVISITGWMGMSRMIRSESFALSNKPFIKILKVSSVSKTKIILKYFAPLLAPIFLISFSFGVAGSILAESGLSFLGLGINPPQMSWGSLLSDGKTVIDIAWWVSFFPGFMIFIITFCLIQISDYLQNMANKKEIAK, from the coding sequence ATGTTTAGATTTGCCTTTATTTTGTTGGTAACTGTTAGTTTGGCAATGTTTATTTTGCCAATTTTTTATACAGTTTCACCTTATGAGTTAAATCCACAAAAGATTCTTTTAGCTCCTAGCTTTGAACATATAATGGGAACAGATAGATTAGGAAGAGATGTTTTTGCTAGGGTTTTGCAAGGTGGTCAAACTTCACTGATTATTGGATTTTTAGCTGCTAGTTTTTCATCTTTTTTAGGACTTATTGTTGGAATAACTGCAGGTTATTTTAAAGGAAATGTTGATAAAGCAGTTACAATTATAATTGATCTATTTTTAACTTTTCCAACATTCTTTTTGCTTTTAGCATTAGTTTCATATATTGAAGCAAACACTCTTATTTTAATTGTTGTTATTTCAATAACGGGTTGGATGGGTATGTCAAGAATGATAAGAAGTGAGAGTTTTGCACTATCAAATAAACCATTTATAAAGATTCTAAAAGTATCAAGTGTGAGTAAAACAAAAATTATCTTAAAATATTTTGCTCCACTTTTAGCGCCTATTTTTTTAATCTCTTTTTCATTTGGAGTTGCTGGTTCAATTTTAGCAGAATCAGGGCTTTCTTTTTTGGGACTTGGAATTAATCCACCACAAATGAGCTGGGGAAGTTTGTTAAGTGATGGAAAAACTGTAATAGATATTGCTTGGTGGGTTAGTTTTTTCCCTGGATTTATGATATTTATTATAACTTTTTGTCTAATTCAAATAAGTGATTATCTACAAAATATGGCAAATAAAAAAGAGATTGCAAAATAA
- the rsmD gene encoding 16S rRNA (guanine(966)-N(2))-methyltransferase RsmD has translation MKEAKPTTKIIAGAYKGKILDLPSLDVTRSSKAVLKESVFNVLQFDIIDKIFIESFAGSGSIGLEAISRGAKRAYFIELDKNSYSILLKNCKKVDIEKCQTIQGNAFVQTPLILDFLKNSKDEIVLYVDPPFDYRDGMNDIYDKSFRMIENIESDNIFKIIIEHESKLEVPKILGKFSLEKTRKFGKSSLSYYSYTI, from the coding sequence ATGAAAGAAGCAAAACCAACAACAAAAATTATAGCAGGTGCTTACAAAGGAAAAATTTTAGATTTACCATCTCTTGATGTTACAAGAAGTTCAAAAGCTGTTTTAAAAGAGTCAGTTTTCAATGTTTTGCAATTTGATATTATTGATAAAATATTTATAGAGTCATTCGCTGGAAGTGGTTCTATTGGTCTTGAAGCTATTAGTAGAGGTGCAAAAAGAGCTTATTTTATAGAACTTGATAAAAACTCTTACTCAATTTTATTAAAAAATTGTAAAAAAGTTGATATTGAAAAGTGTCAAACAATCCAAGGAAATGCCTTTGTTCAAACACCTTTAATTTTAGACTTTTTAAAAAATTCTAAAGATGAGATAGTTTTATATGTTGATCCACCTTTTGACTATAGAGATGGAATGAATGATATTTATGATAAATCTTTTAGAATGATTGAAAATATAGAGTCAGATAATATTTTTAAAATCATAATTGAGCATGAGTCAAAACTTGAAGTTCCAAAGATTCTAGGAAAATTTAGTTTAGAAAAAACTAGAAAATTTGGCAAAAGTTCACTATCTTATTATAGTTATACTATTTGA